The genomic window AGTCACCGCCGTGGAGATCGACAAACGCCTCGCCGCCGAGCTGCCCGCCACCGCCCAGTGGCGCGCCCCGGCCGTCGCGGACCGGCTGAACGTGGTGACCCAGGACGCCATGCAGGTCACCGCCGAGGACGTCGCCGCGCCCACCGCCTTGGTGGCCAACCTGCCCTACAACGTCTCCGTCCCGGTGCTGCTGCACTTTTTGGCGACCTTCCCCACCATCGAGCGCGTGTTGGTGATGGTGCAGGCGGAGGTCGCCGATCGGCTCGCCGCTGAACCAGGCTCCAAAATCTACGGTGTGCCCAGCGTCAAAGCCAGCTTCTACGGCAAGGTCAAGCGGGCCGGCTCGATCGGCCGCCACGTCTTCTGGCCGGAGCCCAACATCGAGTCCGGGCTGGTGCGCATCGACCGCCACCCCGAGGATCAGCGTTCCTGGCCACAGGACGCGCAGACCAGGGAGCAGGTCTTTCCTGTCGTCGACGCCGCGTTCGCGCAGCGCCGCAAAACTCTGCGTGCCGCCCTCGGCGGGCACTACGGTTCACCCGCGCAGGCGGAAGAGGCGTTGACGGCGGCCGGCATCGACCCGAAGTTGCGCGGCGAGAAACTCGACGTGACGGACTTCGTCCGCCTCGCCGGCGTCGACGTCGCTGAGGAGTGAGGCCGGTGACCAACCTTTCCCGAGCCACCGCCCACGGCAAGATCAACCTCCACCTGGGCGTGGGCGCCGCCCGCGAGGACGGCTACCACGACCTGGTGACCGTCTTTCAGTCCGTGGACACCCATGACACCGTCACCCTCCTCAAGGACGAGTACGACTTCCCGCGTGTCGACGGCAGCGCCGCCGTCAGCCTTGAATGCGTCTCCCACGTTCGTGGGGAGGTTCCCGAAGACCCCGGCAACCTGGCGTGGCGGGCCTTCGACCTCGTCGTCGACGACTACGCGAACCGGTATGGGACGCGGGAACTGCCGCCGGTGAGCATCCGCATCGACAAGCGCATTCCCGTCGCCGGCGGGATGGCCGGCGGGTCGGCCGACGCCGCGGCCGCGCTGCTGGCCGCCGACGACTTCCTGGCGCGCACGTACGGCGTCGCCGGGCTGGGGCGAGGCCGATTGGTGGAACTCGGCGCCTCACTGGGGGCGGACGTGCCGTTCACGCTCGTCGGCGGCACCGCTTTAGGCACCGGGCGCGGCGATCACCTGACCACGATGCTCTCCCGGGGGAAGTACCACTGGGCGCTGATCCTGTCGAAGCAGGGGCTGTCGACACCGAAGGTCTTCGGCAAACTGGACGAATTGCGTGGCAAACGCCCGGAACTGACCCCCGCGCTGGAGACCCGTGCCGTGGCCGAGGCCCTCATCCAGGGAGATCCTTTCGCGCTGGGGGCGGCGCTGCACAATGACCTGCAGGCCGCCGCGCTGTCCCTGAAGCCGGATCTGCGGCGGGTGCTCGAGCTGGGCAAGGAGTCGGGGGCGATCGCGGGCCTGGTGTCCGGGTCTGGCCCGACCTGCGCTTTCCTGTGCGAGGACGCCGCCACCGTCGACCAGCTGATCGTGCGACTGTCCCTGGAACTCCCAGGCACCTCCGGGCTGCGGGTCTCCGGGCCGGCGGAGGGCGCGTACCTGGGTTCGCCCGCCGGGAGGTAGGGGAGCGGGCTGGGGCTCGAGCAGAGGACTCGCCTAGACTGAGTCCCATCATGGCGAACCTGATCAATCTGGAGAATGTCTCCAAATCCTACGGCCTCAAGACCCTGCTCGACTCGGTGAGCCTCGGCGTGCAAACCGGCGACCGCATCGGCGTCGTCGGACTCAACGGCGGCGGCAAAACCACCCTCCTCGAGGTGCTCACCGGCGTCGAGGAGCCGGACTCCGGCCGCGTCTCCCACACCTCCGATGTGCGGATGGCGGTGGTCACCCAGCGCGCCGAACTCGACCCTGAGCTGACCATCGGCGAAGTCGTCGTCGAGCCGCTCGGCCTGCAGACCTTCGAATGGGCCTCCAGCGCACGGGTGCGCGAAGTCTTGGGCGGCATCGGCATCATGGAGCTGGGGCTCGACGCGAAGGTCGGCGGGCTGTCCGGCGGTGAGCGCCGCCGCGTCAACCTCGCCGCGGCGCTCGTGCAGGACTTGGACCTGATCGTCCTCGACGAGCCGACCAACCACCTCGACGTGGAGGGCGTGCAGTGGCTGGCAGAACACCTGCTCTCGCGCAAACTCGCCATCGTCGTGGTCACCCACGACCGCTGGTTCCTGGACACCGTGGCCAATATGACCTGGGAGGTCCACGACGGGCGGGTCGACGCCTACGAAGGCGGCTACAACGACTGGACCTTCGCGCGCGCCGAGCGTTCCCGTCAGGCCGACGCCATCGAGCAGCGCCGCCAGAACCTGGCCCGCAAGGAGCTGGCCTGGCTGCGCCGCGGGGCCCCGGCGCGCACCTCCAAGCCGCGGTACCGCATCGAGGCGGCGGAGGCGCTCATTGCGGACGTGCCCGCCCCGCGCGACAAGGTCGAGCTGATGTCGTTTTCCAAGTCGCGCCAGGGCCGGGTCGTCGTGGAGCTGGAGGACGCGCGCATCGAAGCCCCCGACGGCCGTCCGCTCGTGGATCGGTTGACCTGGCGGCTGGCGCCGGGGGAGCGCATCGGCCTGGTGGGCGTCAACGGCTCGGGCAAGACGACGCTGCTGCGGGCCCTGGCCGGCGATCACCCGCTGGCCGCGGGCAAGCGCATCGAGGGCCAGACCGTGCGCATCGGATGGTTGCGCCAGGAACTCGATGATCTGGATCCGGACCGCCGGCTCATTGACGCGGTGGAGGACGTCGCCACGTACGTCACCATCGGGGAGCGGGAGGTCTCTGCCTCGCAGTTGGCTGAGCGGCTCGGGTTCAGCCCGAAGCGGCAGCGCACTTTCATCCGGGACCTCTCCGGCGGTGAGCGCCGCCGCCTGCAGCTGACCCGCGTGTTGATGGGCGAGCCGAATATGTTGCTGCTGGACGAGCCGACCAACGATCTGGACATCGACACGCTGCAGGAGCTGGAGTCGCTGCTGGATTCCTGGCCGGGCACCTTGGTAGTGATTTCGCACGACCGTTACCTCATCGAGCGCATCGTCGACAACACCTACGCGTTATTCGGTGACGGGCAGTTGACGAACCTGCCGGGCGGCATCGAGGAGTACCTCGAGCGTCGCAAAGCGATGGCGGCCGCGGAGGGTGGCGGGGTCATTGACCTGGGCGACAAATCCGCCCCGGCGGCGTCGGCGGAGGAAAAGCGACTTAGCTCCCAGGAGGAGCGTGAGCTGCGCAAGCAGATGAACGCCGTGGAGCGCAAGATGGCCAAACTCGACGAGCGCATCGCCACCTTCGAGCAGGAGATGGCGGTGCTCTCCGGGGCGGAGGATCCGGACCTGGGCAAGCTCGCGGACGTGGACAAGGGGCTGCGGGAGGCACGGGAGGACCACGAGGGCCTGGAGATGGAGTGGCTGGAGCTCGGGGAGCAGCTCGAAGGCTAAGGACGTCGGGCGCGGTAACGTAACCCACTCGTTATGGAATCGTGTCTTGT from Corynebacterium maris DSM 45190 includes these protein-coding regions:
- a CDS encoding ABC-F family ATP-binding cassette domain-containing protein; this encodes MANLINLENVSKSYGLKTLLDSVSLGVQTGDRIGVVGLNGGGKTTLLEVLTGVEEPDSGRVSHTSDVRMAVVTQRAELDPELTIGEVVVEPLGLQTFEWASSARVREVLGGIGIMELGLDAKVGGLSGGERRRVNLAAALVQDLDLIVLDEPTNHLDVEGVQWLAEHLLSRKLAIVVVTHDRWFLDTVANMTWEVHDGRVDAYEGGYNDWTFARAERSRQADAIEQRRQNLARKELAWLRRGAPARTSKPRYRIEAAEALIADVPAPRDKVELMSFSKSRQGRVVVELEDARIEAPDGRPLVDRLTWRLAPGERIGLVGVNGSGKTTLLRALAGDHPLAAGKRIEGQTVRIGWLRQELDDLDPDRRLIDAVEDVATYVTIGEREVSASQLAERLGFSPKRQRTFIRDLSGGERRRLQLTRVLMGEPNMLLLDEPTNDLDIDTLQELESLLDSWPGTLVVISHDRYLIERIVDNTYALFGDGQLTNLPGGIEEYLERRKAMAAAEGGGVIDLGDKSAPAASAEEKRLSSQEERELRKQMNAVERKMAKLDERIATFEQEMAVLSGAEDPDLGKLADVDKGLREAREDHEGLEMEWLELGEQLEG
- a CDS encoding 4-(cytidine 5'-diphospho)-2-C-methyl-D-erythritol kinase, which codes for MTNLSRATAHGKINLHLGVGAAREDGYHDLVTVFQSVDTHDTVTLLKDEYDFPRVDGSAAVSLECVSHVRGEVPEDPGNLAWRAFDLVVDDYANRYGTRELPPVSIRIDKRIPVAGGMAGGSADAAAALLAADDFLARTYGVAGLGRGRLVELGASLGADVPFTLVGGTALGTGRGDHLTTMLSRGKYHWALILSKQGLSTPKVFGKLDELRGKRPELTPALETRAVAEALIQGDPFALGAALHNDLQAAALSLKPDLRRVLELGKESGAIAGLVSGSGPTCAFLCEDAATVDQLIVRLSLELPGTSGLRVSGPAEGAYLGSPAGR
- the rsmA gene encoding 16S rRNA (adenine(1518)-N(6)/adenine(1519)-N(6))-dimethyltransferase RsmA codes for the protein MSTTAADLLGPAEIRQLADKLGVTPTKKLGQNFVHDPNTVRRIIAAADISSGDHVVEIGPGLGSLTLGLLDTAGAVTAVEIDKRLAAELPATAQWRAPAVADRLNVVTQDAMQVTAEDVAAPTALVANLPYNVSVPVLLHFLATFPTIERVLVMVQAEVADRLAAEPGSKIYGVPSVKASFYGKVKRAGSIGRHVFWPEPNIESGLVRIDRHPEDQRSWPQDAQTREQVFPVVDAAFAQRRKTLRAALGGHYGSPAQAEEALTAAGIDPKLRGEKLDVTDFVRLAGVDVAEE